Proteins co-encoded in one Acanthopagrus latus isolate v.2019 chromosome 10, fAcaLat1.1, whole genome shotgun sequence genomic window:
- the LOC119027256 gene encoding trace amine-associated receptor 13c-like gives MTHPLRPDLYYCFPGSNVSCIGVRLAFWKNFFLYLVFVSGMVVTVLGNSLVIVSICHFKQLHSPTNVLILSLALVDLLVGVIVMPFSATRTVTGCWFYGDTFCHLHFSFEVLLTTLSIFHLICISVDRHQAICNPLHYSKNITMSVAVMMACVSWALAAVYAYGGLYSKANQVGLEGLDSYTCTGGCIIISNPLWEILSSALRVFFPCTVMGCLYAQIFFVAKQHVRKTEDKNNCLNDRGRVRLIKKSESKAAKTLSIVVGVFIFCCVPLYLLYLIGSLAGLRIPFLLSEVFYWMNYFNSAYNPIIYALFHPSFKKCFHCIIITLKNFCSHSSNLNLSDK, from the coding sequence ATGACTCATCCTTTGCGACCAGACTTGTATTACTGTTTTCCGGGCAGCAATGTTTCATGTATTGGGGTACGGTTAGCATTTTGGAAAAATTTTTTCCTctatttggtgtttgtttcaggcatGGTGGTTACAGTTCTAGGGAACTCTCTTGTCATTGTGTCAATatgtcatttcaaacagttaCATAGTCCTACCAACGTGCTTATTTTATCTCTTGCTCTGGTCGATCTACTAGTGGGTGTTATTGTGATGCCCTTCAGTGCCACCCGGACTGTTACTGGCTGCTGGTTCTATGGTGATACATTCTGTCATCTCCATTTCAGTTTTGAGGTGTTGCTCACCACTCTTTCTATCTTCCATCTAATTTGCATTTCTGTCGACAGACATCAAGCGATATGTAATCCTCTGCATTATTctaaaaacatcacaatgtcaGTGGCTGTGATGATGGCATGTGTCAGTTGGGCACTGGCTGCTGTTTATGCTTATGGAGGACTTTATTCAAAGGCCAATCAGGTAGGATTAGAGGGTTTGGACTCATATACGTGCACTGGTGGTTGTATCATTATCTCTAACCCACTTTGGGAGATTTTGAGCAGTGCTTTGcgtgttttctttccctgcactgTGATGGGTTGTCTTTACgctcaaatattttttgtggCCAAACAGCATGTAAGAAAGACTGAAGATAAGAACAATTGTTtaaatgacagagggagagttAGATTGATTAAAAAGTCTGAAAGCAAGGCTGCAAAGACTCTCAGTATTGTGGTTGGtgtattcatcttttgttgtgtgcctttatatttgttatatttgattGGTTCTCTCGCTGGGTTGAGGATACCTTTTCTGCTCTCTGAAGTATTTTACTGGATGAATTACTTCAATTCAGCCTATAACCCCATTATTTATGCCTTGTTTCATCCTtccttcaaaaaatgttttcattgcataATAATCACTTTAAAAAATTTTTGCTCACATTCTTCAAATTTGAATTTATCTGATAAATGA